The stretch of DNA CGGAAACCATGGCAATTTCTTTCAGCCTCATTAGTTCTTCAATTCTAACTCCCTCGGCTTCAAATTCTGCTTTTACACCGGTGACTCCAAAATTTTCTTTCAAATTTTTTAAAATCTTGGTCATTTCGAGTTCTAGGTTATTCATAGAGTTTTCCTTATACGTTATGTTCCAATTGTCGGAATCTTTTATAAAATCTGTACGGATTTGTAAGAATTCAGGCTTGAAAATTTATAAGAAAATAGTCAAACCACGGTTCTTTACAAAATACGGTATTTTCTACCAATAGAATAAAGTATATAAAAAAGTACAATTGAATTTTCAAAAAGCCTTCTTTATAGATTTTTTCAAGGTCTTCTCAAATTTCTAATTTTTTCTATTTGACTTATGCAAGTTTTTATTTTCTTATTTCATTAGGTCTTTCAGATTTTTTATTCTTTCAAGACTTTTATTTTAACCGATGCAATTTGTAACCCTTTAATTGGATTTTAGGCAGACTCAAATCATATAGGAGCAATTCTTGGACGAAAATCAAAATAACGAAAAATACATCATCTCGTATATGCGACCCAAAAGAGTTTGTCTTTGCAAAGACGTTAGCGAATCCGAACTGGTTGAGGCTGTCCATTCAGGCTGCGATACTTTTGAAAAGTTAGTAGAAAAAACAAGGGCTACAACAGGTTGCGGATCTTGTGCAAAATCAGTAATAGCTATTTTAGAAAGAGAGCTACAAAAACTAATCATAAAATGAAGCCATTTCTATTCATTAATATGGCAATGACGTTAGACGGAAAGGTTTCAAGACCAGATGGAAAATGGTATGGTCTGAACACAATATCAGATAAGAAAAAAATGGATACAATCCGAGCCAAAGCCGATGCCATTATTGTCGGAAAATCATCAATCTTAAATGATGACCCTGTAGTTACAATACGTTATACATATTGTCCTAAACCTCCAAGACCTATTATTCTTTTACAAAAGAGCACTCTTCCCAAAAACAGAAAAATTTTTTCTACCAATCCGATCATTTTTTGCACGGTACAGAACTATTCTAAAATTCAAGATGAATTAGGAGACGTATCAGAAATACATTGTATTTCAGACAGCTCTGCAATTTCTCCGATTTTAGTAATTGAAAAATTGGTAGGTCTCAATTATCAAAAAATTTTATTAGAGGGAGGACCAAAACTAAATTATTCATTTTTAGCCGAAGACTTAGTTGATAAATTGTACGTGACTATTGTGCCATTTATCATTGGGAAAAATACACTTCCAGCAATTGTAGATGGAAGCAGTGAATTTACAAACTTTGATAAAAAAAAATGGAAACTAATTTCAGTCGAAAAAGAAAAAGAGGAAATCTTCCTTGAATACGAAAAAATTTTCTAATCCTGAATCGTACTCATCGCATACTCAGAAATAGCATTTCTTCTTTCTTCTGCAAAATCTTTATGAAACCACAAATTCTGAATTTTGGAAGCGCTCTTTTTACTTGTGAGTGTAATCTTAGTCATACACTCATTGACAGCAAACTTCATTGCTTCTTTGCCTGTTTCCCCAAGCCCCTTGTTTCTTTTTTTTCTGGTAATTTCGGCTCCTTCTTTTTTCACCCTTGCAACAAGTGAATTGTAATCTTTATCATCTATGCAAAACTCGGTACTTTTCTTTCCATCTTTCCACTTAACGTCCACTTCATATAATGGTGCTGAAGAAATATGGATAAATCCTAATTCAAATAACTCAGGCCAATATTCATAAAAAAAAGATAGCATGAGTGATCGAATTGCGTATCCGTCAAAGTCTGCATCCGTAATAATACTCACTTTTGAATAATTCAACTCACGAATCGATTTTACTTTTTCGTTCAATGGCAATCCCAAAATTGCAACGATATTTTTCAACTCTTCGTTTGCAAGCGCCTTCGCAAGACTCATCCCTTTACAATTCATTGGTTTTCCACGCAATGGAAATAAACCGTGAATCTTTGGATTTCTCGCAGGTCTAAGCCCTGCAATTGCAGAATCCCCCTCGGCAACAAACAACACTCTCCCGAATTCATCGGACCTACCTGTAGGTGGCATCAACTTTGGAATATTATTTCGAGACGCTTTCCTAAGTCCTCTTTGTGCATCTTCAAACTCCTTCATTTGAGTTCTTTTTTCCATCTGGAGTTTTACTTCTTCCAATAGGTCTGTTTTTTTTATCAGCTTGTCTAAATGCTTATCTACAGATTTTCGAATATCCTCATTTAAGTCGTTGATCAAATACGACTTATCTTGAGACTTAAAACGCGGGTTTAAAATTCTAAGATTCACATACATGTGAAAGCAATTTCTGACATCGTTTCTTGTACACTGAGTTTTTAACTTTTTTTCTAAGGACACAATCTGCGTTTTTTTTCTAATTTCATCACAAACACGATTTTCAAGATATTCGATTGCAGAACCACCCTGAACCGCAAAGATAGAATTCACCCAAGTCAGAGTTTTATTCTGTCCAATTACAAAATAGGTTTCTAAATTCATTTGAGATTGAGCCGATGGATCGCTATAGTCCATCTTGTAGAAAGTAAGATCGGATTGCTGGAAAATTTCCTCTAACCCTTTTTTAAACTTGAACTTTTCAGTTTTCCCTTTGAAAATTAATTGAACTTCAAGACCCGGGTTTGTCATTGCAATATCTTGCAAATATTGCCTAAGAAGATCTACATTAAAAGATGTATCGAGATTATTAAAGTATTTTGAATTCAATTCAAACTCAACTGTTGTACCGTGGCTCGCACCGTTTGTAGACTTAACGATTTCAATCATATTATTTTTTTGCATGATCGGATCTAACTTAGCAAAATGCTCCGGTTTTAGTGAAGGACAGTCTTTGAAGTTTCCATGCTCATCAAAATATAAATATATTTTTTCTAATTCATCTGGAGAAAATTTAAAAGATCGCAAAACCTTTCTTACTTCATCTGTAATAGTAAAAAGTTTAGAATATAAACTCTTGTTATTTTCTGTCTTAACTTTAAAATGTGTAGCAACCATTCTAACAAGGGAAATCCCTACTCCATTCTGACCTGCAACATGGTCTTCCTTCACCTTATCATCAAAATTTTCTCCATACATCAAATGCAAAAAAACACCTTCTGCATTCTTGGCAGGAATACCTCTGCCATTATCGGTTACTGAAATCCTCTTTTGATCTACAGAGAGTGCAATAATCAACTTAGACATTTTCTCTTTGTCCGGTATGGTTTTATCGTTTTGATTTTTCCTGTATTCATCTACTGCATTCATACAGGCTTCATCCAAACACTTCAACTTGGCTGGAATATCACTTAACTCTTCATGGGATATTTGGTATTTTCCTTCGGAATCTTTCTTAAAAAAATGTTGCTCAAATGTTGACATAGAGTTTTGCCCAAGCCACATTCCAGTCCTCATTCGAACGTGCTCTACATTAGAAAGTTTTTTAAAATTTCTTTCTCCACTGGATGATTTTGTATTCTTCTTTTCTTCTTTCATGCTATTACGCTTTGTCCCATTTATTCTTCAACTCATCCAACTCTTCAACCATAAATCCTGTCAACTTGGTATCCTGTTTATACAATCCAGTGTATTCTGCAAATTTTGTTTTGGCTTCAACGATTGCTTCCTCACACTTTCTTACCTCTTCCAAAGTCATTCTGTAAACCGGAATAGATGCAAGCCATTCAAAATATACAAATTTTGAATTTTTTAATTTTGCTTCAAACTCAGATTTGGATTTTATGCCCACAACTTTTTCGTTCCACTTTTCTTTAATAAATCGAATCAGCTCTGAATTTCTTTCAATTTTTTCTTGCTCCAATCCGGCTAATCGCTTGAATCTTCTAATCAGATGAGTTTTTCTAAAATCACAAAATCTTTTTATAATTTCTTCTGTAGGAAAATTTTTCAACCGACCTTCATGGGTAATCACGTTCAAAGTTAATGTTTCATTATTTTCTTTACTAAAAACTTCTTTAATTTGAGCTTCTGTCGGTCTCTCTCCTTTTTTATAAATCAACTCAATCCTAAAAGTTTGGCTGGAATGATCCATGTAGTCTTTTAACCAAGTGTCTTTTCTGTCTAAGACTTCATCTATGTAATTGATTACTTTTTCTCTGTTCCAATTTTGTGGAGCATCCGTCAGATAAAGAGTTTCTCCTTCCCACTTAAAACCAAAAGTAGTTACAAGAATTTCTGACCCGTTCTCATTTTTGTAAGTTCGAACTTCACCATTATAATTTTTATACCACGGTTTTATTTTTTTTAACTTACCGGTTTTTAAATATGTAATCTGCGAATCGATAATGTCAGACAACTTGTGACCCGGAATAAAACACCTAAAACCTGTGGCAATCCCTTGAATATTATTTAACAATACCACAGGAATCTTTCCCACGAAATGAATCGGCTCATCTTCTGTTTCATCATAATTTTTCACATAATCAATATCCGGGAGACTCTCAAATAACCCGATGTCTTTTGCAAAGTCAGATAATTTTACCTCGGTGTATCTGGGAGAAGCAATTGCACTTGGATCCAACACATCACCAAAAGTACCTTCACCATGAACTAAGGGAATATTATTTGCAAAAGTAAAATCTTGAGCCATCGCGGAAAGTGCGTCCTGAATAGACCTGTCTCCGTGTGGATGATACCCCATAGCAAGACCGGCTACTTTAACTGTTTTCGTGTGACGATTACGGGCATCAGAATTCCACATTGCCCATAAAATTCTCCTCTGAACCGGTTTTAACCCATCTATTTCGTGGGGAATCGCCCTTGAATCGCACACATATCTTGAATATTTTCTCTGATCATCGTGTACCTGATCTTCAAAAGGTGTTTCCGGGTAATTGTCTTTGGGCTTGCCTGTGTTCTCTGAATTTTTCATATTTTTGGGGCAAGAACACAATACACAGTTTTCTTGTCAACTAAATTATGTCCGACATCCTGATTTCGCCGTATTTTGCGATGTTTTTGCTCGTTCTTGCAAGATATTTTAGAGAAGAATTCTCTCTATTTTCTCGATCATTCTTTCTTTTTCCGTCTTCAGCTCTATTCTATAGCTTCGCCAGCGATTTTTTTGTTTCGTTTTTATTTTTCGGTTTTTTTGCCTCAGTCCAGCTTCTTTTGTCGTATCAGCCTATTGTATCGTATAGTTTTTCTCTTTGAGAGATAGACTCCTACCGCAATCGAACTGACCTTGGGTGGAACTCCAAAGTCATAGAACTTGGCAGGGATGATTATGTCCCATCCGGCAATGTCAAGCAACAAAAGAAGAGTAAAAAGAGCCGTTCGAGAAATACCAAGCCATTGAGCAAACTCGCCTAGCTCAATCCAATCTGCATTCTCCGGACGAAAGTTCTTCTTTTGCAAATTTTGCCCTTCTTCTTGGTAACAAGTTTTCACACAATCCAACTTCTCAAAAGTCTTCCACAGCAAAACATTCCTGTACCTCTCTAACAAATCATGCAAATAATCCTCTCTCGAAATATTTTCTGTCCTCAAATTAAACTCATCCATAAATTTTTCTGGAATAAGCAGACTTGACTGCGTTCGCTCAAATTTTTCCGGATTCATAAATTTCTCCTAATATAAAAGTTTTCTTTTCTCTATCCCTGATCTCCACCTACTATCCCTGCCCTCTGATATAAGGTAAAATAATATCGTGATAGAAATAAAATTTTTGCGATTTTAGAAAAAATTTTTTAGCTTTTTACAGAAAAGTCCTAAATCTGTATTAAATGCGTAATCTCTTGAAATCCCCAAAAGTGGAGTTCCCACATTATTGCATAAAAGGTTCACAATTAGTATAAAACATGCACTTTACTGAAAAGAGTGGAGATCCCACATTTTCACACGAAAAGTGAAAAATCTGCACTAAAAGCGTAAACTCAAAACATTTATCTAAAAAGAAAATCTAATTGAAAAAAATTTCCACCTCCACTATTTCTGACCTCAGACATCAGGCATCAGTCCTCTGAATTGGGTTCCACATTTTATCGTAAAAAGTCCACTATTAGTATAAAATACGGACTCTATACTCACCTGCAAAAAGTCTTACTTGAAAATAAATACCCTCAAATACTTAAGAAAATCATTATTTCCCATCGACCCCAGCTCATACAACGCAAGAGCTGGGCTAGTGTCATAAACTATACGAAAAATAAAAAAATCTTCCGGAATAGGGAAACTATTTGAAAAAGATTTATAGTTCCCCAATTTCAGTCTTCAGCCCTTAGTCTTTCCGTCCTCTGAATTTATATAAAACTCCAAGATCAAACCCTCTCCTCTTCCACTGCCTGATCCCTGGTCGCTTCAACAGAACAATTTAGAAAGAAAAATTTCTGATTTCTATGAGTTTAATGAAAAATCGAAGTCTAAACATTAGTTTTTCAATTTTTTCAGAAAAAAAAGCCTTTTATCATTATCAAGAAAAATTTTTACGGTATTATATAACGATAAAAACTATGTTACTCACTTTTTGCACAGGAAAAATTCACAGAGCAACCATAACAGATGCCAACCTGAATTATGAAGGCAGTCTTACAGTTGACAGAGATCTTTTGGACGCATCGGGTATGAGGCCTTACCAGCACGTATCTGTTGTAAATGTAAACAACGGTTCAAGGTTAGAAACCTATATAATAGAAGGAATGAGAGGCTCTGGCACGATTTGCTTGAATGGTGCGGCTGCACGACTTGGTGCGGTTGGTGACAAAGTAATTATACTGACCTATGGAATGATTGAAGAATCCCAACTACCAAAGGATTTTCATCCCAAGGTGGTCTTGGTAGACGACAATAATAAAATTAAGTCTCAAGTTAAATAGACCTTTACTTACATGAAAAACGATTTAGTTATTAAAAGATTTTTTTACTCTAATCTATTCTTGAGTGTACTTGTACTTATAAATATATTTTTGGGTCCTTTGGTTCGTGCAACTGACTCTGGTTTAGCTTGCCCGGATTGGCCCCTATGCCATGGCAAAATAATACCACCTCATGATTTTAATAATTGGATGGAAGTAGGGCACAGGATATACTCAGGAATAATTTCTTTAGTTTTATTGCTTCTAATTTTTTGGACCTTCAAGGTAGAAATACTAAGAAAAAATTTTTTACTACTCTACATCTTCTCAAGCTTAGTAATTATCAATCAAGTTATACTCGGGATGCTGACTGTTACCAAACTATTGGATCCGACAACTGTTAACCTTCATTATTTGAATGCAGTCATCTTGCTTTCCATATTCTCTACAATTACTTTAAAGGCACAGTACCTGACAGAAGGAAGAGAGATAAGCGGAAATTTTTTTGCCAAGATATTCCAAAAAAGAAATACAATTATTTTATTAGCCCTTGGTTTTATTTTTCTGCAATTATTTTTTGGCGGAAGAGTCAGCTCCCACTATGCAGGTCTTGCTTGTCCTGATTTTCCAACGTGCAATGGTTTTCTTTTTCCGAGAGGACAGGGAATTATGGTACGTTATCAAATAGAACACAGATTTGGTGCTTATATCGCCCTAATTTTTTCTGCTCTTAGTTTTTTTCTCTCCAAGAAATTTTCATTTGAAAATAAATCTAAATTATTCCTTAAATCAGCATTCCATGCAATGCTATTTCAAATATTCTTAGGTGCAATGAATGTAATTTTTCGTTTACCTGAGCTTATTACTGCCTCTCACTCTGCTTTTGGAGCCATAGTATTTATTCTAACTTACTCCGGTCTTTACAGGCAAATTTTAATAGAGAAAAAATAATTTTCAAAAAATTGTTATCTTTGCAAAATATCCAAAACAGCAAATAAAAAACTATTTCAAAGTAAAATATAAACAAAAATGCAACTATTTCACATGAAAAATATCTATGTAATTCTTACCCCTATTGTGGTTTTTTTAGTTTTAATAGTTGTCTATTATTTTTATTTCAATAATCCTAAAAAGAAAAGCGTTATAGAACAAAAACCATATACGTTAGGCGAAACTCTTAAAAAATTAAACACAGATTCGACCTTCTTGGAAAATGCAGATTTACAATCTATTCGACCTGAAGAATTAATTGAATATTTCAGAAAAGGACTTATTGAATTCAGGTATTCTTCCGATCCCAAAAAAGAATTTGGCTTAAAAATAGAAAAAGATTTTCCTGGAGAAAATGGAAGGGTTATTCTGGAAATTTTTCGAGCTTATGGTGAATATATGTCTTTTTTATCGACCTTGGAAAATCATTCGGAATTGGATAGTTTTGAAAAATGGAATGAAAAAATAAAATATAGAGAAGTATTTTTTGGGAAAAATTTAAAAGAAAAATTATTTCCAAAAAAAGATTCAGAAACTATTGAAAAGTTTTTTTTATATGCAAAACGATATTTAAAAAAGCACACTAACGATAACTTACGATCTAAGAAAATTCATTTAGAAAAAGCAAAAAAGGAGATTTACGGAGAAGAGTATTCTCGTTTGATTGAATTAGAGCCTTTAGATGAGCGATTTGAGTTGGAATGGAATATAAGAGAGCAGGAAATTAAAATCATGACTGAAAAAGAAAGAATGGAATTGAAAAAAGAAATTTTAGACGATTTGAGAAAATGAAAAAATTTATATTCACTACAATATTTATCGTAATCAATATTTGTATTTTAGAAATAGGTCTGTATCTACTTGACCCGGAAGAAATTTTTGTAAAAGGATTTGATAAAGAATTGCTTTTTAGGATGTACCCCAAGAAAAAAGGGATAGTAGCCAGTGAGGAATTTTCTGTGACTGTTGAAACTAACTCAGATGGATACAGACAAAAAATAAAAAAGGACTCACAAGAAAAAGTTTTAATAATGGGAGACTCATTCACTGAAGGCTGGGGAGTAGAGGAAAATGAAATCTATGTAGAAAAATTAAATTCATTCACAAAGGATATTTTTTTTATAAACGCAGGTCTTCACGGATCTTCTCCTTCGCTTTATGCGATTCAGATTCCCTATGTATTAAACAAATACAAACCTACCCAAGTGATCGTTCAAATATTTGACAACGACTTGGACGATAATGAGAAATTAGAAAGATTCATCCAGTTTAATAAAAATGGAGAAGCAGAAAAACCAAAACCCAAGTTTCTTGCAAACCTAATAACTGAAAAAGGGTATAATTTTTTAAAAGACCTTTCTATTTATAGATTTTTTTCTAAGTTAATCAAAGTTTTCAAAAAAGAACCCTCTCCCATTCTATATTATAAATTAGGCAGAGAGCCAAAAATAGAAATTTTAACCCACGAGAAATCTATATTAAAATTCGGAAAACTTTCTCCTTTGGGCAAGGAAATCAATTTAAAATATGGAAATCAATTCGGATTCTACAAGGATTCAAGCGATGATTTGTGGAAAAATAGGTTGAGCAAAAATTTAATCTATTTGACACAAATTATTCAAACTGCTAAAAAACAAAATATTCCGATTTCTTTTTTATACATCCCTGCAAAGGAATTTTTTGCCAAAGGAGGCATCTTGGGTGATAAAAAAATTCATTCAAGCGTTTCTTATGAATCGGCAAATCCGCTATATTTACAGATATATCAATTATGTACGAAAGAAAAATTGAATTGCACTTTTTTAACGAAAGATTTTTTTGAAAGAAGTCCGGAAAACTTATATTTCCCTTTTGATGCTCATTTGAATCGAAAGGGGCATCAGGTACTTGCAGAAATTTTGTACGAAAAATTTTTGAAAAACCCATAAAATCTGTTTTCCACGTTATATGCTTTTTTAAAAAATTCGATAAAAAGGTCTAATTTAAAATAATTCAAGTTACTAGGAGAAAAATGAAAAAATTTGAAATCAATAAAGATGATATAAAAATTCTTACAGAAGAGCTTCCGGGTCAAAGCGATGCTATGCAAGATAAAACAAATAAATTAGAAACAGAAAAATACCTCTCTCAAATAATCGATACTTCTACCGAGAAAACAGTCTTTCTGATGATCTCAGAGCCTAAGTTGGAAGAAGACATGAAATCGCAAATTTCTTTCTATGGTTATATAGTCAAAAGTATTAAAAACCTAAAAGATATGAAAACCGAAGTTCAAAAATATACACCATCTGTTATAATTATGGAAATGCTTATAACAGATATTAATGAAGAAAAGAAAGATGAAATCCTTCTTATCAAAAATTTACATACATTCCCTATCCCGATAATTTTTATTTCTTCCTTTTCAGATATAAACACAAGACTGCAAGCAGTTCGTTCCGGTGGGGATGCTTTTTTTTCCAAGCCACTCGAAATTGGTAAACTGATAGATACAATTGATAAATTGACCATTCGTCCGATTCCGGATCCTTATAGAGTGATGGTAATTGAAGATAGTTTACCTACAGCTTCGTTTTACTCTATGTTACTTCAAAAAGCCGGGATGGTGACTACCATTGTTACAGACCCATTTCAGGTAGTTCATACTATTGTTGATTTTCGTCCAGACCTTATACTTTTAGATTTATACATGGAGGGGTGCAACGG from Leptospiraceae bacterium encodes:
- a CDS encoding dihydrofolate reductase family protein, with product MKPFLFINMAMTLDGKVSRPDGKWYGLNTISDKKKMDTIRAKADAIIVGKSSILNDDPVVTIRYTYCPKPPRPIILLQKSTLPKNRKIFSTNPIIFCTVQNYSKIQDELGDVSEIHCISDSSAISPILVIEKLVGLNYQKILLEGGPKLNYSFLAEDLVDKLYVTIVPFIIGKNTLPAIVDGSSEFTNFDKKKWKLISVEKEKEEIFLEYEKIF
- a CDS encoding GDSL family lipase; amino-acid sequence: MKKFIFTTIFIVINICILEIGLYLLDPEEIFVKGFDKELLFRMYPKKKGIVASEEFSVTVETNSDGYRQKIKKDSQEKVLIMGDSFTEGWGVEENEIYVEKLNSFTKDIFFINAGLHGSSPSLYAIQIPYVLNKYKPTQVIVQIFDNDLDDNEKLERFIQFNKNGEAEKPKPKFLANLITEKGYNFLKDLSIYRFFSKLIKVFKKEPSPILYYKLGREPKIEILTHEKSILKFGKLSPLGKEINLKYGNQFGFYKDSSDDLWKNRLSKNLIYLTQIIQTAKKQNIPISFLYIPAKEFFAKGGILGDKKIHSSVSYESANPLYLQIYQLCTKEKLNCTFLTKDFFERSPENLYFPFDAHLNRKGHQVLAEILYEKFLKNP
- a CDS encoding DNA gyrase subunit A — translated: MKNSENTGKPKDNYPETPFEDQVHDDQRKYSRYVCDSRAIPHEIDGLKPVQRRILWAMWNSDARNRHTKTVKVAGLAMGYHPHGDRSIQDALSAMAQDFTFANNIPLVHGEGTFGDVLDPSAIASPRYTEVKLSDFAKDIGLFESLPDIDYVKNYDETEDEPIHFVGKIPVVLLNNIQGIATGFRCFIPGHKLSDIIDSQITYLKTGKLKKIKPWYKNYNGEVRTYKNENGSEILVTTFGFKWEGETLYLTDAPQNWNREKVINYIDEVLDRKDTWLKDYMDHSSQTFRIELIYKKGERPTEAQIKEVFSKENNETLTLNVITHEGRLKNFPTEEIIKRFCDFRKTHLIRRFKRLAGLEQEKIERNSELIRFIKEKWNEKVVGIKSKSEFEAKLKNSKFVYFEWLASIPVYRMTLEEVRKCEEAIVEAKTKFAEYTGLYKQDTKLTGFMVEELDELKNKWDKA
- a CDS encoding heme A synthase, encoding MKNDLVIKRFFYSNLFLSVLVLINIFLGPLVRATDSGLACPDWPLCHGKIIPPHDFNNWMEVGHRIYSGIISLVLLLLIFWTFKVEILRKNFLLLYIFSSLVIINQVILGMLTVTKLLDPTTVNLHYLNAVILLSIFSTITLKAQYLTEGREISGNFFAKIFQKRNTIILLALGFIFLQLFFGGRVSSHYAGLACPDFPTCNGFLFPRGQGIMVRYQIEHRFGAYIALIFSALSFFLSKKFSFENKSKLFLKSAFHAMLFQIFLGAMNVIFRLPELITASHSAFGAIVFILTYSGLYRQILIEKK
- a CDS encoding DNA gyrase subunit B, producing MWLGQNSMSTFEQHFFKKDSEGKYQISHEELSDIPAKLKCLDEACMNAVDEYRKNQNDKTIPDKEKMSKLIIALSVDQKRISVTDNGRGIPAKNAEGVFLHLMYGENFDDKVKEDHVAGQNGVGISLVRMVATHFKVKTENNKSLYSKLFTITDEVRKVLRSFKFSPDELEKIYLYFDEHGNFKDCPSLKPEHFAKLDPIMQKNNMIEIVKSTNGASHGTTVEFELNSKYFNNLDTSFNVDLLRQYLQDIAMTNPGLEVQLIFKGKTEKFKFKKGLEEIFQQSDLTFYKMDYSDPSAQSQMNLETYFVIGQNKTLTWVNSIFAVQGGSAIEYLENRVCDEIRKKTQIVSLEKKLKTQCTRNDVRNCFHMYVNLRILNPRFKSQDKSYLINDLNEDIRKSVDKHLDKLIKKTDLLEEVKLQMEKRTQMKEFEDAQRGLRKASRNNIPKLMPPTGRSDEFGRVLFVAEGDSAIAGLRPARNPKIHGLFPLRGKPMNCKGMSLAKALANEELKNIVAILGLPLNEKVKSIRELNYSKVSIITDADFDGYAIRSLMLSFFYEYWPELFELGFIHISSAPLYEVDVKWKDGKKSTEFCIDDKDYNSLVARVKKEGAEITRKKRNKGLGETGKEAMKFAVNECMTKITLTSKKSASKIQNLWFHKDFAEERRNAISEYAMSTIQD
- a CDS encoding aspartate 1-decarboxylase produces the protein MLLTFCTGKIHRATITDANLNYEGSLTVDRDLLDASGMRPYQHVSVVNVNNGSRLETYIIEGMRGSGTICLNGAAARLGAVGDKVIILTYGMIEESQLPKDFHPKVVLVDDNNKIKSQVK
- a CDS encoding (2Fe-2S)-binding protein; translated protein: MRPKRVCLCKDVSESELVEAVHSGCDTFEKLVEKTRATTGCGSCAKSVIAILERELQKLIIK
- a CDS encoding DUF1564 family protein translates to MNPEKFERTQSSLLIPEKFMDEFNLRTENISREDYLHDLLERYRNVLLWKTFEKLDCVKTCYQEEGQNLQKKNFRPENADWIELGEFAQWLGISRTALFTLLLLLDIAGWDIIIPAKFYDFGVPPKVSSIAVGVYLSKRKTIRYNRLIRQKKLD